In the genome of Mixta calida, the window TTTGTGCCATTATTTCAGACCTGCTTTGCTGATGTCTTTGAAGTGCTGATTTTCAATTTCTTCGATCTGTTTGACCGGAACATAGTAATCAACATCTTCGTCGAAGCTTTTAACGATCCAGCTCACAATCATCGCGACAAAAGACAGACCCAGCAGCCACCAGATGTGCCAGATGGCGGCGAAACCAAAGACCGTGGCGAACAGGGCGATAATCAGACCTGCACCGCTGTTTTTCGGCATATGGATCTCTTCGTAATGCGCAGGCTGCTTGTACGCCTCGCCTTTTTCTTTCATTTCCCAGAAGGCATCGCGCTCGTTGATGTGCGGAACCACTGCGAAGTTATAGAACGGCGGCGGAGAGGAAGTTGACCACTCCAGCGTACGGCCGCCCCACGGGTCACCGGTCAGATCGCGGTTTTCGTGACGGTCACGTACAGATACCCAGAACATGATCAGCTGGCAGAGAATACCCAGCGCGATCAGGCCAACACCAACGGCGGCTACAACCAGCAGCGGATGGAACTGCGGATCGATATCCTGGCTCAGACGACGGGTCATACCCATAAAGCCCAGCGCGTACAGCGGCATAAAGGCAACGAAGAAGCCGATAATCCAGAACCAGAAGGCGCGTTTACCCCAGGTTTCGTTCAGGGTGAAGCCAAACGCTTTCGGGAACCAGTAGGTTACGCCAGCCATACAACCGAACACCACACCACCGATAATTACGTTATGGAAGTGCGCGATCAGGAACAGACTGTTGTGCAGAACGAAGTCGGCACCCGGAACCGCCAGCAGAACACCGGTCATACCACCTACGGAGAAGGTGACCAGGAAGCCTACGGTCCACAGCATGGCAGAGTGCATCTGAATGCGGCCCTGGTACATGGTGAACAGCCAGTTAAAGATCTTAACGCCGGTCGGGATGGCGATAATCATCGTCATAATGCCGAAGAAGGCGTTAACGTTCGCGCCCGCACCCATAGTGAAGAAGTGGTGCAGCCAAACGATAAAGGACAGTACGGTAATCACCACGGTCGCCCACACCAGAGAGGTGTAGCCAAACAGGCGTTTTTTCGAGAACGTCGCAACCACTTCTGAGAACACGCCGAAGACCGGCAGAACCAGAATGTATACTTCCGGGTGGCCCCATACCCAAATCA includes:
- the cyoB gene encoding cytochrome o ubiquinol oxidase subunit I; this encodes MFGKLTLDAVPYHEPIIMITVAAIILGGLALVAALTYFGKWKYLWTEWLTSVDHKKLGIMYVILAFVMLLRGFADAIMMRGQQMLASAGEAGFLPPHHYDQIFTAHGVIMIFFVAMPFVVGLMNIAVPLQIGARDVAFPFLNNLSFWFTAVGVILVNLSLGVGEFAQTGWLAYPPLSGAEYSPGVGVDYWIWSLQLSGIGTTLTGINFFVTILKMRAPGMTMFKMPVFTWASLCTNVLIIASFPVLTVTLALLTLDRYLGFHFFTNDMGGNMMMYVNLIWVWGHPEVYILVLPVFGVFSEVVATFSKKRLFGYTSLVWATVVITVLSFIVWLHHFFTMGAGANVNAFFGIMTMIIAIPTGVKIFNWLFTMYQGRIQMHSAMLWTVGFLVTFSVGGMTGVLLAVPGADFVLHNSLFLIAHFHNVIIGGVVFGCMAGVTYWFPKAFGFTLNETWGKRAFWFWIIGFFVAFMPLYALGFMGMTRRLSQDIDPQFHPLLVVAAVGVGLIALGILCQLIMFWVSVRDRHENRDLTGDPWGGRTLEWSTSSPPPFYNFAVVPHINERDAFWEMKEKGEAYKQPAHYEEIHMPKNSGAGLIIALFATVFGFAAIWHIWWLLGLSFVAMIVSWIVKSFDEDVDYYVPVKQIEEIENQHFKDISKAGLK